One window of the Canis aureus isolate CA01 chromosome 1, VMU_Caureus_v.1.0, whole genome shotgun sequence genome contains the following:
- the ZNF227 gene encoding zinc finger protein 227 isoform X3, producing MVSQLEAEEKLWMMERETQRNGYSSEDHVTVPSGSKNQNEMETLRKVALKFLSNEELSCWQIWKQVASNLTRCLQRKRSQLQQGNSIQVSENENSVMNHKGNGSAYTANQELSISRTQDSSGNTYFHESQNQSKGQQVNTKNNQHISEAFMKKSPLNDHINIDTEQKPYIFNKCGKSISDSFNQRIPPRQEFHPCRECGKGVNYSSVLLLHQNVHTREKCSSQSSHLQTHQRIRPREKLNKYHESGDCFKKSTFHPHQSHHTGEKSYRCDSCGKGFSSSTGLIIHYRTHTGEKPYKCEECGKCFSQSSNFQCHQRVHTEEKPYKCEECGKGFGWSVNLRVHQRVHRGEKPYKCEECGKGFTQAAHYHIHQRVHTGEKPYKCDVCGKGFSHNSPLICHRRVHTGEKPYKCEACGKGFTRNTDLHIHFRVHTGEKPYKCKECGKGFSQASNLQVHQNVHTGEKRFKCETCGKGFSQSSKLQTHQRVHTGEKPYKCDVCGKDFSYSSNLKLHQVIHTGEKPYKCEECGKGFSWRSNLHAHQRVHSGEKPYKCEECDKSFSQAIDFRVHQRVHTGEKPYKCDVCGKGFSQSSGLQSHQRVHTGEKPYKCDVCGKGFRYSSQFIYHQRGHTGEKPYKCEECGKGFGRSLNLRHHQRVHTGEKPHRCEECGKAFSLPSNLRVHLSVHIREKLFKCEECGKGFSHSLRLQAHQRVHTGEKPYKCDICGKDFNHHSRLKYHQKVHTGRNR from the coding sequence GCAGCAAGAATCAAAATGAGATGGAGACACTTCGAAAAGTTGCATTAAAATTCCTTTCAAATGAAGAACTATCCTGCTGGCAAATCTGGAAACAAGTGGCAAGTAATTTAACCAGGTGTCTTCAGAGAAAGCGCTCCCAGTTACAACAAGGCAATTCTATTCAggtttctgaaaatgaaaatagtgtAATGAATCATAAAGGAAATGGCTCCGCTTACACTGCAAATCAAGAGTTGTCCATTTCAAGAACCCAGGACTCTTCTGGGAATACATACTTTCACGAGTCACAGAATCAGAGTAAAGGTCAGCAAGTTAATACGAAAAATAACCAGCATATATCTGAAGCCTTCATGAAGAAATCACCACTTAATGATCATATTAACATTGACACAGAACAGAAACCTTACATTTTCAACAAATGTGGCAAAAGCATTAGTGATAGCTTTAATCAGCGTATACCTCCGAGACAAGAATTTCATCCATGTCGTGAGTGTGGAAAGGGTGTCAATTATAGCTCGGTGCTTCTACTTCATCAGAATGTTCACACAAGAGAGAAATGCTCTAGTCAGAGCTCACATTTGCAGACGCATCAGAGAATTCGCCCAAGAGAGAAACTCAATAAGTACCATGAATCTGGTGATTGCTTCAAGAAGAGCACTTTTCATCCTCATCAATCTCACCATACAGGAGAGAAGTCCTATAGATGTGACAGTTGTGGCAAGGGATTCAGTAGCAGCACAGGACTTATCATTCATTACAGgactcacactggagagaaaccttataaaTGTGAGGAGTGTGGTAAATGCTTCAGTCAAAGTTCAAATTTTCAGTGCCATCAGAGAGTCCACACTGAAGAAAAACCGTATAAATGTGAAGAGTGTGGTAAGGGCTTCGGTTGGAGTGTTAATCTCCGTGTTCATCAGAGGGTTCACAGGGGtgagaaaccctataaatgtgAGGAGTGTGGTAAGGGCTTCACCCAGGCTGCACATTATCACATACATCAGAGGGTCCACACTGGggagaaaccttacaaatgtgaTGTCTGTGGTAAGGGCTTTAGTCACAATTCGCCATTAATATGCCATCGGAGAgtccacactggagagaaaccgtACAAATGTGAGGCATGTGGGAAAGGGTTTACCCGTAATACAGATCTTCATATCCACTTCCGagttcacacaggagagaaaccctacAAGTGTAAGGAGTGTGGGAAGGGCTTCAGTCAGGCGTCTAATCTTCAGGTCCATCAGAATGTCCACACTGGGGAGAAGCGATTCAAATGTGAAACGTGTGGGAAGGGCTTCAGTCAGTCATCAAAACTTCAAACCCATCAGAGAgtccacactggagagaagccaTACAAATGTGATGTGTGTGGTAAGGACTTCAGTTATAGTTCAAATCTTAAGCTGCACCAAGtaattcacactggagaaaaaccatATAAATGTGAGGAGTGCGGGAAGGGTTTCAGCTGGCGATCAAATCTTCATGCTCATCAGAGAGTCCActctggagagaaaccctataaatgtgAGGAATGTGATAAGAGCTTCAGTCAGGCTATAGATTTTCGGGTACATCAGAGAgtccacactggagagaaaccatacAAATGTGATGTATGTGGTAAGGGCTTTAGTCAGTCCTCTGGTCTTCAGTCCCATCAGAGAGTCCACACTGGGGAGAAACCCTACAAATGTGATGTCTGTGGAAAGGGTTTCAGATATAGTTCACAATTTATATACCATCAGAGAGgccacactggagaaaaaccttACAAATGTGAGGAGTGTGGGAAAGGCTTTGGAAGGAGCTTGAACCTTCGCCATCATCAGAGGgtccacacaggagagaaaccccaTAGATGTGAGGAATGTGGTAAGGCCTTCAGTCTCCCCTCAAATCTTAGGGTCCATTTGAGTGTTCACATTAGGGAAAAACTATTTAAGTGTGAAGAGTGTGGTAAGGGCTTCAGTCACAGTTTACGTCTTCAAGCCCATCAGAGAGtccacactggagaaaaaccatACAAATGTGATATATGTGGTAAGGACTTCAATCACCATTCACGTCTTAAATACCATCAGAAAGTCCACACTGGCAGGAATCGTTAA
- the ZNF227 gene encoding zinc finger protein 227 isoform X2 — protein MVENFKNLVSVGHLPFKPDMVSQLEAEEKLWMMERETQRNGYSSEDHVTVPSGSKNQNEMETLRKVALKFLSNEELSCWQIWKQVASNLTRCLQRKRSQLQQGNSIQVSENENSVMNHKGNGSAYTANQELSISRTQDSSGNTYFHESQNQSKGQQVNTKNNQHISEAFMKKSPLNDHINIDTEQKPYIFNKCGKSISDSFNQRIPPRQEFHPCRECGKGVNYSSVLLLHQNVHTREKCSSQSSHLQTHQRIRPREKLNKYHESGDCFKKSTFHPHQSHHTGEKSYRCDSCGKGFSSSTGLIIHYRTHTGEKPYKCEECGKCFSQSSNFQCHQRVHTEEKPYKCEECGKGFGWSVNLRVHQRVHRGEKPYKCEECGKGFTQAAHYHIHQRVHTGEKPYKCDVCGKGFSHNSPLICHRRVHTGEKPYKCEACGKGFTRNTDLHIHFRVHTGEKPYKCKECGKGFSQASNLQVHQNVHTGEKRFKCETCGKGFSQSSKLQTHQRVHTGEKPYKCDVCGKDFSYSSNLKLHQVIHTGEKPYKCEECGKGFSWRSNLHAHQRVHSGEKPYKCEECDKSFSQAIDFRVHQRVHTGEKPYKCDVCGKGFSQSSGLQSHQRVHTGEKPYKCDVCGKGFRYSSQFIYHQRGHTGEKPYKCEECGKGFGRSLNLRHHQRVHTGEKPHRCEECGKAFSLPSNLRVHLSVHIREKLFKCEECGKGFSHSLRLQAHQRVHTGEKPYKCDICGKDFNHHSRLKYHQKVHTGRNR, from the coding sequence GCAGCAAGAATCAAAATGAGATGGAGACACTTCGAAAAGTTGCATTAAAATTCCTTTCAAATGAAGAACTATCCTGCTGGCAAATCTGGAAACAAGTGGCAAGTAATTTAACCAGGTGTCTTCAGAGAAAGCGCTCCCAGTTACAACAAGGCAATTCTATTCAggtttctgaaaatgaaaatagtgtAATGAATCATAAAGGAAATGGCTCCGCTTACACTGCAAATCAAGAGTTGTCCATTTCAAGAACCCAGGACTCTTCTGGGAATACATACTTTCACGAGTCACAGAATCAGAGTAAAGGTCAGCAAGTTAATACGAAAAATAACCAGCATATATCTGAAGCCTTCATGAAGAAATCACCACTTAATGATCATATTAACATTGACACAGAACAGAAACCTTACATTTTCAACAAATGTGGCAAAAGCATTAGTGATAGCTTTAATCAGCGTATACCTCCGAGACAAGAATTTCATCCATGTCGTGAGTGTGGAAAGGGTGTCAATTATAGCTCGGTGCTTCTACTTCATCAGAATGTTCACACAAGAGAGAAATGCTCTAGTCAGAGCTCACATTTGCAGACGCATCAGAGAATTCGCCCAAGAGAGAAACTCAATAAGTACCATGAATCTGGTGATTGCTTCAAGAAGAGCACTTTTCATCCTCATCAATCTCACCATACAGGAGAGAAGTCCTATAGATGTGACAGTTGTGGCAAGGGATTCAGTAGCAGCACAGGACTTATCATTCATTACAGgactcacactggagagaaaccttataaaTGTGAGGAGTGTGGTAAATGCTTCAGTCAAAGTTCAAATTTTCAGTGCCATCAGAGAGTCCACACTGAAGAAAAACCGTATAAATGTGAAGAGTGTGGTAAGGGCTTCGGTTGGAGTGTTAATCTCCGTGTTCATCAGAGGGTTCACAGGGGtgagaaaccctataaatgtgAGGAGTGTGGTAAGGGCTTCACCCAGGCTGCACATTATCACATACATCAGAGGGTCCACACTGGggagaaaccttacaaatgtgaTGTCTGTGGTAAGGGCTTTAGTCACAATTCGCCATTAATATGCCATCGGAGAgtccacactggagagaaaccgtACAAATGTGAGGCATGTGGGAAAGGGTTTACCCGTAATACAGATCTTCATATCCACTTCCGagttcacacaggagagaaaccctacAAGTGTAAGGAGTGTGGGAAGGGCTTCAGTCAGGCGTCTAATCTTCAGGTCCATCAGAATGTCCACACTGGGGAGAAGCGATTCAAATGTGAAACGTGTGGGAAGGGCTTCAGTCAGTCATCAAAACTTCAAACCCATCAGAGAgtccacactggagagaagccaTACAAATGTGATGTGTGTGGTAAGGACTTCAGTTATAGTTCAAATCTTAAGCTGCACCAAGtaattcacactggagaaaaaccatATAAATGTGAGGAGTGCGGGAAGGGTTTCAGCTGGCGATCAAATCTTCATGCTCATCAGAGAGTCCActctggagagaaaccctataaatgtgAGGAATGTGATAAGAGCTTCAGTCAGGCTATAGATTTTCGGGTACATCAGAGAgtccacactggagagaaaccatacAAATGTGATGTATGTGGTAAGGGCTTTAGTCAGTCCTCTGGTCTTCAGTCCCATCAGAGAGTCCACACTGGGGAGAAACCCTACAAATGTGATGTCTGTGGAAAGGGTTTCAGATATAGTTCACAATTTATATACCATCAGAGAGgccacactggagaaaaaccttACAAATGTGAGGAGTGTGGGAAAGGCTTTGGAAGGAGCTTGAACCTTCGCCATCATCAGAGGgtccacacaggagagaaaccccaTAGATGTGAGGAATGTGGTAAGGCCTTCAGTCTCCCCTCAAATCTTAGGGTCCATTTGAGTGTTCACATTAGGGAAAAACTATTTAAGTGTGAAGAGTGTGGTAAGGGCTTCAGTCACAGTTTACGTCTTCAAGCCCATCAGAGAGtccacactggagaaaaaccatACAAATGTGATATATGTGGTAAGGACTTCAATCACCATTCACGTCTTAAATACCATCAGAAAGTCCACACTGGCAGGAATCGTTAA